The DNA window AGAGAAGCATCATTTGTGACTGCCACATCAACATACATGCTCCTTGTCACAGGCAAGGTATGGGCATGCAATTCCTGCTTGGCAAGCCTGTTGTCTCCAGCCAGCTGTTATTTCAGGCATATTTGTTATGTTCACTGTTCACAGGCTCAGCCACACAAGCAATGGACTGTGAGAGCTCAGCTGCCACAGCACCCAGGTTTTGGTATCTCAAAACCTATCTTCTTAGCTGTGGGTTTTCTAATCACAGCAGATagcagggggaaggagggacCTGACTTCCCCATCAGCATCTCTCCGTGAAGTCATCCGGGAACACCATCCCACActctctgtttgctttcttccgACTTGGAAGCACAGACCAAAACCTGGCTCAACCACGTTGTCCTGCAACGTGCAATGAAGCTCTCTGCCCTGCCGTGACTAATGGCCCTGCCTCCGAGACTGCTTTTGAGATGTCTCTGACATGCCGAGTCCTTCCCCCCACGTTGCACAAACAGCAGTGCAGTCCTAGCAGAAGCAGCTTGCCCGGTCATTTTGGATTCACAGACTCCCTGAAACAAATGCAAGTCAGGAGCGTGTACAGCCATAAAGTCTCCAGTTAAATGCATTAATAAGCTGGGAAGATTGCTATGCAGCCAACTGGAAAGGGCAAATTCTTAGCCTGTACCCTGTAAAAAGGGGCAGCTCAGATAAGAGGAGCATCCCCAAACCAAATATGCACATTGTCAGGAGACAGAACAAAAGGCCACGTGTAGCTTCATGTTACTAAAACTGCAGGACATGCCTGACAAGGAATCATTTGCGTAGGCACAGCCACGACCAAAGGGCACAGCATAGACCACACTGGATGGAGAACTAGGTCAGAAGATCACCAGACCAACTAATGCCACAAGCTAATGTCTGCTCAGTCCTGCCAACCCTCCCAATATGACttaaaggaaaggagaaaaaacaaacaaacaaaacacacaagtgAAACATAAAGGAACAAGGTGGGTGGTTTGCATTTACTAAATATACTGCCCATTACCTCGGAGGATGTCCACGTATTTTCAGattagaaagaaacacaaactgtTACCCACATTAATGCCTTTCAAATACCACAGAAAGGTGAACTTGCATATAACGCTGGGTTAGCACAGGCTGACAGAGCTATATAAAAGAGAACAGTTCCCACTTTTACAAGCAGAAAAGCAATGGCTGAAGATGCTGAGGAGAGCAGCACTTCTGGGAATCGAAGTGAGGGGTTGATGGGTGTTTTAGCCAGAGTTGAGTAACTCTTGTGGAATTGTGGCCAAACATTGAGCACGTCCATCCTTGTGTCTCATTGGGAAGGTGGATGGTGGTATCACTGCTTTGGGCAGGAtccctgctgcccagcagcCTGGTACCCAGCAAAGCCACCGCTTGGGGACAGCCAGTACTGGATGCTGCCACCAGTCAGATGAGGCTGACCTGGCCCAACCCAGCCTGGTGCGTGTGTCTCGGAGAATGGAAAAATCCCCAGCCATATCAAAACAACTCTGGCAGATGAAGCTTTCCAAGTTCCCCCCACAGTGTAGCACAACTCCACAAAAGCTGCCCAAGCTTATTCTTAAGGTAGTgttatatttttgttaattaatATTTGAAGAGTGGCAGGGAAATTCTCAGAAAGGCAATTACAGGTTCCAGTCACGAAGCTGCTTTGACTATCCTGAAGAAAACTGCCACACTCCTCCCCAGGATGCACTGGACACTTTCAGACCAGGCTTTCCATCTTCTGCACAGCTGCAGAGGCACAAGGAGAATTCTCACAGCATTGCATGTAATTGTAAAGGCAActcacaaacaaaaaagttttaatCAGAGAGAAAGAACGTGCGCTATACAGATGAGACACTGGAGTTCACGGTGGTATAATCATTGCAGTACGAGCAGTCCATAATCCAATCTCCATAGTTATTTAGAGGTTCCTGTCCTGAACAAGTACAGGACGTACTTTGAtctctgctgcctcctgccaaAACTGTGGAAATTTGCAAGCCAAAAAACAAAAGTCACAAAAATGTTATGGCAGATGAACTATATCCTATGGTCACACAAGCAACTCCCCTCCTGAATGACCTGATGCAATTTCAGGAGACAAGGAAGTGCAGTTGCAGCTGATTACCTTAATCAAAAAAGTTGTCTTACATTTAACAGATGAGGAGATGAGCCTTTCTTACACAAGGACAATTGAAACTTTACTGTTCAGTTCACGAACTACCTGAAGCGATGCTCTGAAAGGGCCCAAATGCAGCCGCACTCTTGGAGGAAGCCCAGTAACTCCATACTGGTGCAATCAGAGCTGTGgtcacagctgcagcacagccttgGACAGAAACTCGGTGTTAGGCGGGTGTTAGCCACAGCGACAGTCACGCTGAATTCTTCCTTAAAGCAAAGAGCTGTCTGTCCTCTTTGTCACATACGATGAATCATCCCTCAAGTCACAGTACTTCAACCAAACTCTCTAATTTGGGATGAAATGGGCCTTTAGGAAGACCGTGCTTCTGTCAGTGTTTGGCTCTAAACCACCTTACTAGAGAAAGACAGATTCCTCAGACTTGTCACATAGTTAACATTCACTCAAAtctcttgtttttaaagaaaacaacagttgAGAAAACTATGTGATAATTAAGCTGCAGGCGTGGGAAGCTGACAGATAGTTAAGGCGATCAAATAACctttgctctgccctgcagagacAAAATACATTACAAAATTGATCAAgttcatttttaaagatattaagGACTTACTTCCTTCTCCCTCAAACCGAGAGTGGAGCACCCATCTAAGGAGTGCAGTTAAGGCTATACATCTACAGTCAGAACTGTACATGGCTagatttcttcttcctgtgACATTTATCCTGATTTTATTACATAATTGCAATATTTCTGCCCATAATCTACTGATAAACACTTCAACTCCAGTTAACAGAGTTTTGTGCTCTGATTAcaagcaaaactgaaataaacagtCATGGAGACAAACTTGCACTCAGGATGGTGATGAGCAAATTatcttcatcctcctccatCCACCATCCCAAACCAACCTTAGTTAAATGAAGGGCCTTTGAAGATCCCAGGCAGCCTGGACTTATTTTAACCTGAAAAAATCAGACCCTCCTGCAGAGTACAGTGTGTTCTCGGGAATGTTTGTTCAGTGCGGCTAGGCAGTACAGCTCCACCTCCTTAATTATTTAGAGGACATATTtcctgcagcacctcccagccttagaccaccaggtctgggGGCCAGTTTTTGCAGGCAAGGAGACACAGACCCTGAACAACAAGCTCTCCCTAACAGCAGAAGCCAGCAGGGCATGGCGGATGTCTGCAAGGTACATGGAACTGGCAACAGTCACAGGAGGCAGAAAGGGCAGCAATGATCTGGAGAGAGGACAAGAGGCAAATCCTGTCAGGGTTTCGGCTAGAAACACAGGAACCCTTGATGCTGAGACCTTCCAAGTCCAGCAGTGCCCCACTGCAGCTCTTCTCTACAAGCCCATCAGCTCTGAGGAAATCAGGCTCTAAGGCAACACCAAAGCAGACAAAGTTTTGTTACATGCTCATTTTCAAGATCCTACATTACCCCTGTCATTTTTGAGTGGGTAGCTGTCAGTCTCTAGTATGCAGCAAGATTAACACCAGTCTTTTGACAAACAGAGCCTATACTTGAGATCTAAAATAAACCACGAGAGTTTTATATAGATAaactatgaaaagaaaatgagttaaAGATGTATCTGTATCTAAGCCctctaaagaaaacacaggTGACCAAAGCTCTTCTCCCCGACTCTCATGTATTGTACCACTCAAGACTTATTATTTTAGGATTATTTCTGGTGCACTGACTGGAGAGGATAACCACAAGTCACGTATGCAACTATTCCACAAGCAACATAGCTGTATGATTTCTTTCACACcctcctcccttttcctttcctccttttctacTTCCTATTCCTTTCTTCTACCTGCTCCTTGACTAATGAACAAGCTGTACAAGGAAGGAAGCGTCTTTCAGAGTCTTCAAAGCAGGTATGGTATTTTTATTAGCACATATGGGGTTGAAGACTTTCACAACTTTTGTAGAGATAATCCTACCACCTGACCACTGCTCACAGCTGGAATGCCGCAAGAACCAGAGAGCAAAATGGACCTGAGATTGTGCTTATATACACTTAATTTACATGCCTCAGCCTGCAGCTGAAACAGAACAAGCACTAGGACTTCTATCTGTCAAAGGCAGTTGAGACAACGTGGAAAACGCACAGTTCAACACAAACCTGCACCTGGCTCCCTAGGGAGCAATGGCCACACTTAGCCTCAGTGCAGCTGAAGGAGATGTGAGATGGCACTGCCAACAAGGAATTACACAGCTTTTAGAGTGGATCTGGTGCTCTTAGTACCCTGAAAAGGATATCCAAAAGGGGGAAAACATCTGTAGTCACAGACAAGTTCCTcatctcctcctccagcagAAGCATTGGGAAGAATTTGCTGGACCACTTCCAGAAGGGATACTCCCCATCCGTACCCGTGTGACGTTAAGTATCGTGCAACACACAGCATCTATGACCTACAGTCACAGGTCAGCATCTCAGTGGTTCAGACCTTCAACAAATGGAAACTACAACTTGTACCTTATAAGAAATACACCACATCAAATCAGAAGTCATCATATTCGATCTATGTTCTACATAGGGTGAAAGAAACATCTTGACCCCATGAACAATAAGATCCAGGTTGTGCACAGGTCCTCGGTCTAGTACAGTCCTCTCCAAGTGACAGCGTACAGATCAAGGTGAGAGAGATCTACAAGTGTCTACACTGGAAGACCCAAGAATATCACTAGTACACATTGCAGCATAGTCAGGAAAGAGAGTAAAGAGATGAAGAAGAGAGAATCAACTTCATAAAACCCTTTCCAGGTATGAAAAAGGTAGTAAGCGGGTGGTCAAAGTCTACAAAGGCAAGGCCTAACTCCCCTCACCCCAGCTGAACCACactcgtcttcctttcccctgcACAGAGACTTGCACTGCACCTCTCCTCCACAGTTCCTGCCAGAGAAGACAAGTTCACCTGGCCTGTGCAAGTCCCATTTCCCTGCCAACCCAGGTCCTCTGGCCAGCTGCTCCATGGCCAACCTTCAGCTCATCTGAAAcctcccccacccctgtcccctcaCAGGCCACCCTCTTCCTTGTCACCATCCCAAAAGACACATGCACCTCCACCCGCAGGCCCCTGGGCACCTGGCAGTTTAAGTCTTCTGCCCTCACTAGAGCCATCTTTCCATCTTCTCTAGTCAACACCCTTCCTCACGTCCTGCAGCCCCCCTGCCGTACAAAGCACCTCCAAGAGGCGCTGGCACCCGTGCCTGGATCCCTGAACCACCTCTCCATCCCCACGACACACAGGCACCGCCAAACTCGGGTCTCTGCATCTCCTCCGGCTTCACTTAAGCCAAAGGAGCTCCCCAAACCTCGGGCAGGCCCCCAAGAGCCTCTTCCCCCCGCCCCAAGAGCCCCTTGGCACCCCAAGTAGGCTCCcacccctgccagcccagcctgaCCCCACACCCTAAAGCCAACCTCCCTCCCCCCGGAGAGCACAGCCGCCCTCGGCCCAGGGACACAGCCCTACAGCACGGCACGGCCACAGACCCCCCCCTCCGGCGGCACCCCGAGGGCAGCCCCTACCTGGGCAGGCTCCACGCTGGCGGGCAGCCCCTCGGGCAGGGCCTGGAACAGCAGCAAGGCCATGGCGGCGCGGAGCCTCCTCGccatcccccccaccccccgctcCCCGCCTCCCCAGCCCGACTGCGGCCCGGGACGGGAGCCGAGGGGGCAccccgctcccggccccgccctTGTCGGCCGCCTATTGGACGGGCGGTGCGCCGCTCGGCTGGCCATTGGTTCAGCCTGCTGTCGCTTAGGGCAGAACAAGGAGGGGCTGCGCTCAGGGAGCTGCCATCTTGAGTGTGGCGGACCGGGGAGAGAGCGTGGGATGGCGCCAGGTCTGCCATATTGTGAGTGGCGGAACTGGCTGGAGAGCGGTGTGGGGAGCTGCCCCTtggtcctgcacccccagtgcAATGCACCCCCGCGGGCAGAACTGGGCATGGCAAAAAGGGGGTTCACAAGCACCCTCTGGCCTGCCACAGCCTCCCTGACACTCCTACAGCAGCCAGGCACGCATCCCCCATTCACCTGGTCGCACCTGGTTACTGTGATCCCTGCTCAGCCTGCGCCCCAGTGCACCCAAAGAGTTCCCAATCCAAACAGCCTTCCCGAACCCGGAGCACACGGGGGAGCTCGACATGGACAGGGTGCTCAAAGGGGTCTGGCCTCGAGGCGCCCAGTGGGCAGCCACACGTGGTTATAGGAGGACTGTGGAGAAGAGGATCTGCTGCCATGgtcccagtgtgtccccacacCACGGTCCCTCACCTGGGCTTGCGGCCCCAGGAGaagtggggacactgggacttAGGGTTAATTCGCAGCTGGGAGGAGGTGGCCCGTGTTTCTGGTGCAGTGGCTTTTCACACCACCACTCACTGGCGTGCCAGGCAGCTTCTGTGCTGGATTGGCATGATGAGGTTCATCAGATGCTTGGATAACACATtaagaaaagccagaaaaaaataatcgaCTTAGCAGCTTATCTCCTACCCTGGTGTTTTTCACTCAGGGCAGTACTTGGGGCACACCTAACCCCACCACATCAGCTCACTTGCCTGCAGCTGGCGTGGGCTAACACGTGGTATGCACATGCACCCTGCTTGCTCCTCTCTCCACAGGCAGACAGTTCACCAGCCTCCGCTGGCAAGGAGCTGTGATCCAAGACTGCCTGCTGGGGCTGCTTATGGCTCAGAGGAGACCCCCAGCCtccccagcccttccccaggCTCTGCCACGGCCCAACACAACACCTTTGATCTGGTTATCATTTTAAGGGAGGTTGTAAACATACTGAAGCGCTGACATTTCAGCCACGCACAATTATTAAAGGAGATTTATTCCCGTTCCCAGCTGGCTCTGAAATTAGGGGCAcagcagggagaaggcagcaaatGCACATGGGACAAACCTAGATCAGATATGACTCATCGCTGGAAAGCAATTAACACTCACAGCTCTTCCCAAACAGGGATGAGTCCAGTTCTGACTCTTTGCAATGAAGTTTCCTTCCCATTGGAGCAATGGGAGATGGAGGCAGAGCTGGCCAGAGCCACCCTTGGTAGCACAGGGACTTGCTGGCTGTGacccctctgctcccagcaaGGTCAAGGCAGGCTGGGGAGTTACTGTGGTTTTGGGGAGTGCAGGCAGGCACTGGTTGCAACAAACATCTCCTGACACTGGAGCAACATGAGCTGTTGAGATTACTTGAATTCTCCAGGGGAGATTCCAGCTACAACCTAGAAACCCCGCTGAGCTGAACTGTCAGCTGGCATAAATCCATGTCGATGTGAAGAGAGAATCCACTGCTATAAACTCGAGTGGAAGGTCTGGCTTGAGGATGGCTTGCTGATCCTCTAGGCCCAGAGCAACCCTCTTCCTCTGGCCAAGAGCAACAAACTGTGCCATGTCCCACtccctggggtgggggagagcTCCTGCAAGATGTCAATAGCTTTTCAGATCCCTCCATCACCCCTCTAGCATGTCTAGGGGTAGGAAAAATGGAGTGACAAAACCACAGAGGCTTTCCCAGCATGGTCCCAACCTTGGCTTCAGGTGGCTGCTGCAAATGCAGGAAGGGTCAACAGCAAGAGCGCAGCCACGATGTGCAGGGGAAGAGCACATTTAGGGTGAGCAGCACATCATTTTACAAGCACCCCTGTGCTTCCAAGGCTGCCAGAGGTGCCTTGGACTCAaacacagcacaggctgctaCAGGTACCTTTCTGAAAGGGCTCAAAGCAGTTTGGGGTGTAGGGCAAGAGCAGCTTGAGTTAAGGAGCTTAAGAAAAGCAGGGATGTCTCCTTGTGGCTTCTTTCCACTCCCAACAGGAGTgacatctgtttcatttcatGTGCTTATCTATTTTAACTGCACATTAACAAGAGATCAAATAATGCCCAGGGAACAGATACACAAGTTTGAACATGTTTTCCTATTTTCTGCTGACCTACTAATTATTTCACAGCTCTTGTGCAGCTTTCTAGCTGTAGCTACATGTGGTTGGAGACATTATCCACTGCCTGTTGTTGCAGCTTGGGCAGAAGCAAACCTGCTGTGGATACAGCTTGGTTCTTCAAAATGTATGTTTGGGTTTGGCTGTTCTCTCTGTAGGAGTAGAGTGGTTAATACCAGAAAGCCCTTTGCAGACCCTGGGTCTCCACTTGGGCAGACAACTGATgtggggatgctgcagccctgtGGGATCTGACATGCACCCCTGGCTGGAGAGACCAGCATGGACCATCCACTGAGCCATGGGGCTCTCTGAGAAGCCATGTCTTAGAAGCATGCAAACATCTTAGAAACTTGCTTGTCCCACTGAGAGATGTTCATCAGCAAGCTGAGAGCCTGGATGCAGGTGGCTGAGAACAAGGACTTTAGCCCAGGACTTGGGCTGAACTCTGGGGCCCCCTTCTCCTCTGTAAATAGGCTGCAGCAAACTCAAGCTGCTCTTCTTTGGGGTAGGAGAGGCCCCATGACAGACCCAGATTAGCATCATGCAAATGCTACTTGGCCAAGACaaacagcacccatgggtgtagAAGGGTCACCCAGCATCATCCCCCTAGCCCTTCCACTGGGATGAGAGTCACCATGAGCACAGCACTGTCACCTTCTCTTTGTCATTTGCTTCAGTACTGTTTACAGCCCCAACAGCCTCTCGGTGAAGGCTTCATGGGTTGCACAAAGGCTTCAGGGCTTGTGCCAGCCCTTGTAGAGCCTCACGgctcttctttctcctgtccctgtgcagaCCCTCAGCCCGGTGCCCAGTCAGTCACAGAGCCCTGCCCAGGGAACGAGACACCCAGAGAACAGTGAAAAGCAGAACTCACagctgtttgtttgggtttttttaaagaaaacaaaaacaatcactgcattttatttttttaatcttcttctctGTTGTTTGCAGTGCTGCTAATCAGAACCTGAATTAATGCCTCAATAACTTTGTGATTGCTATGACTCCTTCCTCCTGTCCAAAGGGGCCTGTGGGGACAGTGAGACGCAGGACAACAGTGATGTCTGGCTCTCATGCTCAGAGGAAGGGGTAGATTGCAAACATTAGATcttaaaaacaattatttgtttttaacaacaacaacaacaacaatttCTCTCAATTGTGGCAATCGCAAAAAGTGAATAAAACCTGAACCTGAGAGCAAGGAAGGCATGGTCCAAGCATTGGTCCCTGGACTTTGAGGTGGTCCCTGTGCAGAGAAGacaggtcccttcccacctgccAAGGCGGGATCCAGCTCTTGGTAAGAGGCCACTGCGGTGGTTTAAGGCAACAATGTGGTTTGGTTCCTGGTAGAAGACATGGGTGATAGCAGGGCACCTGCTGTCAGAGGTAGGACTGTGCTCTGAGCCCGGTGGGAGAGAGCCTGATGCCTCGTGGGGCTGATCCTCAGACAGAGCAGACAGATCCCTCCCGCGCCCAGCCAGAGGAAGGCATGGGAAGCGCAGCCATCACCCAGGGCAAGAGAGAGGTGGGGAGGCAGGGACACAGGCAGCAAAAGATGGCTCAGGACAAGCCAAGATGCTGCAAGCTGGGCATGCAGAGCCAGATCCTGCCTCTCTGGGGGAAGGAGTTGGCAGAAATGATACTGGGCTGGGGCGGGCAGATCTGGTTCGACCATGCCTCCGAGCCCTGCTCAGGGGACATAGGGCTGGTGGTGGCAGGGGGCCGGAGGGGTGCAAAGACTCCTGAGGCAGCATCTGTTCACAGTCCCTTGTTGAAATAGACGTGCAGCACTTCATCCCTGTGCTTGGCCACGATGCTGTCGCGTAGTTCTGGCTCGAGGTCAGCCAGCGCAAGggagctgtggggagaggggacagacACTGAGATGTGCAAACCTCCTCCCTGACCACCAGTAAGGACACACTCCCTCCCAATTGCCATTTAAGGTCCCTTGCAGTCCTGGGATCTTGCAGGCTTACACCAAAACCAGCACCCATCCCTGGCACCCACTACCCCCAGTACTGGGTGCAGAGAGCTGCCCATGGCACTGTGGGTCCCATTGCTCCCAGAACAGAGCAGGGGAGGCACATGCTCTCCTGCTGCCCAGAGCACCAGCAGACACGGACAGACACTGTTTTGGGTTGAGGTGCCCACCATGCCTCTCGTGGGATGGGCAGAGAAGAgccaggggaggaggaaggctcGCAAGGTCCTGCACAGGAGGGAGAAATAGTGGGATAGGTACCATCTCTGCGGGAACAGGGCACAGGCTGCTGGCACCATGAAcaggaggctgcaggacagagaAGAGCCAGTGTTAAGTGTTGGGGATCCCAGCCCATTTGcacccccagctgcagggatgTCAGCCCCAGAGTGCTGCTCAGGCACCCATGGAAGCCACGCTCTGAGCACCCACAGCCTTTTGAGCAGTGAGATACTTACAAGCCCCCGCTCAGCAGCACTTGCAGAGGCATATGGAGCACCCGGATCCGCTGCAAGGGAAGAGCAGGGAGTGAGTCCCCAGCCTTGCTGCAAGCCCTGCTCACAGGGTAGAGAGACTTCTCCCCTCAACAAGGCTGAATGCCCAACACCTCCAGGAAGCCACTGATCCCTGCCATCCTCTCGCAGCCTCTCCATGTCAGAGAGACATTTGGTGTACCAGTGACTCAAACGGGGCAAAACAAGCCAGACTCTGCAATGCCCCCATTTCattcccagcatcttggtggctgaggagcagggctggggcactGCAGGACCCGCTGGAAAACTGTGGCAGGAAAAACATGGGCTTACCTGCATGAAGGCGAATTTCTCCAGCCGCTCCATGATGACGGGCAAAATAACTAGGTGCAGAAAGAAGAGGTCAGCCCTCCCCAACAAGCCAGCCCatggggctgccccagcaggaCCGTCATCCCAGAGGCTGTGGCAGTGGCTGTttgtgctgggagctgctggctctTCGCTGACAGCAGGGATCGGGCACAGGAACCCCATCCATTATCTAAACATGCTCTGTGGTCCTTGTGCTCCCATCCCTCCTGCTGGGCTTGCTGCACAGTGAGGGTCTTGCAAGAGCAAGGGGATGTGGGGCTGTAGGCTCAGAGGGCTCTGATGGATGCAGCAGGATGAGGAGACCAGCTCCATCAGTGAGATGAGACCAGATGTCACCCAGGATGCAGGGCCACCCCCCCATCTTCCTCCCATGGGGTATCCTGAGACAGAGCGGGGCAAGGCAGCAGGTCCCAGGGGAGCCCCAGTCTGTCCCCCTACCATCCCACCCCACACTCACTCATGCCTGGTGCCGCCATGGCGATCCTGGAGACCACAACCTGCGCGATGCCCTTCACCGCCGCCCTCTGCAAGCAAGACCAGCAGATGAGTCCCCACCACACCATGCCCTGACCTGGATCCCCATCCTGAGACTCACCCTGGAGCGGCCGAGCTCATTGTTGTCCTTGTCTGTCACCGTCACTCCATTGATAATCTCCCTGgtggggagaagcagcagtgaGTGGTGGCTGGAATGGCTGGCGGGTCACGAGGAGGACACAGCAGTTGGGTGAGGGGGTGCCAAGGGGTCTCCCCGTGCTGTACTGGCACAGGAGCCCTGCTCCAGGGCTGCAGTGCCCCGGGGTGCCGCAGTCCCCAGCCCAGCCGATGCTGCCATCTTCAGGGCACGTCTGCAAACAGGGTCTGGCTGTCCAGACACCCACCTGCGACCTGCAGCCAGGCCAGGGGACAGTCCcccacacagcaccccagatccCCATGCCATGACCCCCAGGGGACCCCAGGCAGCAGGCACAGATCTATACACAGGCCTCATCTAGGGAGTCCCAGCACCAGGACATCATGGACTGGGGCTCTCCCATCATCACATGCAGAAGGCCTTTGGGTCTGCGGGATCTTCCAGCCCAGACCACAGAATGGCTATCCTCACCCCAAAATCCCCGTCCTGCTCCACGCGGAGGCTGAGCCGCCCCACCCCACACCCTCCACCAGAGAACCAGCACCATGAATGCACGGACCCTGGCTCACCTCCCTCTCATCCTCCCACTCCCTCCAGCCCCCACGATGGGAAACTGGCAGAGCAGCCAGGGAGCCCCAGAGCCTGGCTGCCACTGGCTTGCCTTTGGAGGAAGCCAGGTCCTTTGAGCGCCCTGGCCACAACTGACACTTACTGCTGCCGCATCAAGGGGAGATTGACACAGTTGGCAGCAGCCACGGCTGCGAAGGGAACCCATCGGGCCAGCAAGGGGGGCGCTCGCTGTGGGAGACAGGCTGGCATCAGTGCGGGAGAGGGCATGTGGGCAGTTACCCCAGCCAGTCCACTCCCAGCATACCTTGGTGTAGAGGTTGAGTCCCACCGCAGTGGCCAGGGCTGTACTGGTGGCCATGACATAAGCCACCCCAATTTGCCTGGACAGCAATTTCCaaacaagagagagaaaaaacaaactcattGATCCTGTTCCTTTGGTGCCCAAGACAGGGTATGAGGGGTCTTTATGGGGCTTCAGGGGGGTCCTGGCACAGAGGGTCCCTGTCCCACACAGGACCATACTCACCTCAGCGAGATGGGGGAGGCGGCATTGCGGTTGGTATAGTTGACGACGGCGTTGAAGGACTGGTTCACCCACTGCCAGAAAACCACAGCAGGCACCGTCCTGCAGAGGGAATGGACTAAGAGAATGCCCAAGGGCCACCAGAGATACATGGCTTGTGCCTGTGGCCAAGCTTGCCCGGGGGACAGCCAAGATGCCTCTGGTGTCACtcaagggaaactgaggcaccaCAACAAAGCCATGAGccagtggcagagctgggaaatgACCCCAGGAGtcctggctgctgtggggctttGGGGAACACACAAGGGGGCCCAGCCCTGTGGGGCTCTCAGCTATGGGTGGGAGATGCAGCTCTTAGTGGGGCAGCAGCCACCCTGCTGGGTTGAGATAAGCCTTTGTCAATGGGAGTGGAAAGGAGGGGGCACACAGGGAAAGAAGTGGCTCTGGGGCTGAT is part of the Columba livia isolate bColLiv1 breed racing homer chromosome 6, bColLiv1.pat.W.v2, whole genome shotgun sequence genome and encodes:
- the SFXN2 gene encoding sideroflexin-2 isoform X3; protein product: MGTVQCGATEDATCAEMATVPNGFNIDTPRWDQSTFMGRLKHFFNITDPRTVLVPEEELDRAKALVEGCRAGLVPPGSSQEQLLYAKKLYDSAFHPDSGEKMNLIGRMSFQVPGGMALTGCMLQFYRTVPAVVFWQWVNQSFNAVVNYTNRNAASPISLRQIGVAYVMATSTALATAVGLNLYTKRAPPLLARWVPFAAVAAANCVNLPLMRQQEIINGVTVTDKDNNELGRSRRAAVKGIAQVVVSRIAMAAPGMIILPVIMERLEKFAFMQRIRVLHMPLQVLLSGGFLLFMVPAACALFPQRWYLSHYFSLLCRTLRAFLLPWLFSAHPTRGMLPCAG
- the SFXN2 gene encoding sideroflexin-2 isoform X5, producing MATVPNGFNIDTPRWDQSTFMGRLKHFFNITDPRTVLVPEEELDRAKALVEGCRAGLVPPGSSQEQLLYAKKLYDSAFHPDSGEKMNLIGRMSFQVPGGMALTGCMLQFYRTVPAVVFWQWVNQSFNAVVNYTNRNAASPISLRQIGVAYVMATSTALATAVGLNLYTKRAPPLLARWVPFAAVAAANCVNLPLMRQQEIINGVTVTDKDNNELGRSRRAAVKGIAQVVVSRIAMAAPGMIILPVIMERLEKFAFMQRIRVLHMPLQVLLSGGFLLFMVPAACALFPQRCSLALADLEPELRDSIVAKHRDEVLHVYFNKGL
- the SFXN2 gene encoding sideroflexin-2 isoform X1: MCVGGLQCGAPAGSTHRAGPCSLGGGGAGPCSVVQHSPTPRNGCQVLGIQTCAEMATVPNGFNIDTPRWDQSTFMGRLKHFFNITDPRTVLVPEEELDRAKALVEGCRAGLVPPGSSQEQLLYAKKLYDSAFHPDSGEKMNLIGRMSFQVPGGMALTGCMLQFYRTVPAVVFWQWVNQSFNAVVNYTNRNAASPISLRQIGVAYVMATSTALATAVGLNLYTKRAPPLLARWVPFAAVAAANCVNLPLMRQQEIINGVTVTDKDNNELGRSRRAAVKGIAQVVVSRIAMAAPGMIILPVIMERLEKFAFMQRIRVLHMPLQVLLSGGFLLFMVPAACALFPQRWYLSHYFSLLCRTLRAFLLPWLFSAHPTRGMLPCAG
- the SFXN2 gene encoding sideroflexin-2 isoform X2, which codes for MCVGGLQCGAPAGSTHRAGPCSLGGGGAGPCSVVQHSPTPRNGCQVLGIQTCAEMATVPNGFNIDTPRWDQSTFMGRLKHFFNITDPRTVLVPEEELDRAKALVEGCRAGLVPPGSSQEQLLYAKKLYDSAFHPDSGEKMNLIGRMSFQVPGGMALTGCMLQFYRTVPAVVFWQWVNQSFNAVVNYTNRNAASPISLRQIGVAYVMATSTALATAVGLNLYTKRAPPLLARWVPFAAVAAANCVNLPLMRQQEIINGVTVTDKDNNELGRSRRAAVKGIAQVVVSRIAMAAPGMIILPVIMERLEKFAFMQRIRVLHMPLQVLLSGGFLLFMVPAACALFPQRCSLALADLEPELRDSIVAKHRDEVLHVYFNKGL
- the SFXN2 gene encoding sideroflexin-2 isoform X4, with the protein product MATVPNGFNIDTPRWDQSTFMGRLKHFFNITDPRTVLVPEEELDRAKALVEGCRAGLVPPGSSQEQLLYAKKLYDSAFHPDSGEKMNLIGRMSFQVPGGMALTGCMLQFYRTVPAVVFWQWVNQSFNAVVNYTNRNAASPISLRQIGVAYVMATSTALATAVGLNLYTKRAPPLLARWVPFAAVAAANCVNLPLMRQQEIINGVTVTDKDNNELGRSRRAAVKGIAQVVVSRIAMAAPGMIILPVIMERLEKFAFMQRIRVLHMPLQVLLSGGFLLFMVPAACALFPQRWYLSHYFSLLCRTLRAFLLPWLFSAHPTRGMLPCAG